The following are from one region of the Candidatus Eisenbacteria bacterium genome:
- a CDS encoding S8 family serine peptidase, whose product MFSLSSRAALGSAFLVLLLSPVLSDSSLEDSVPLLPRLAEPEDGASVRAEDAMLRWEGVPGAEIYHVFVSPRPFAPPSDLSSIEEDWVHVTAERNWVHAARLGLPKVESERWFWTAAIERGGVFLAPAPRSFRLFEPDASLDATAPIQRIGTRKKEQGARRGAVVFSNGERATGTAPKALASTAERHWIVRFEGPIREEWKKAIEREGRRAAGYLPDDALIVRASPEGAEKILASPGVDWVAPYEGRFKIEASLASRAAGEERVVALLFPGESAEWTADSLARAGFDILDRSTNAIVLRAGGEGVRRLADFAEIRWIEPFREPVFFNQDCQWVVQTNTAGNRSIWARGLRGEGGLLSLCDSGLRAPHRMFHDALRTIAEYGDFPDHRKIVAYRKACDSPLIFFGDDPGAFYHGTHTACTLAGNDSTFGASGLDGIAPEARLFFVDAGGNSNIVHTPADLADLFLLVYEGNEAGAPRIMSNSWGALGGGAYDFRCEQLDRFVWEHKDFLLVFSNGNGAITNSVASPAASKNCVGAGGTENGSQANQIYSSTSRGPTDDGRIKPTLCAPARLASASGETDAAYQTLEGTSMAAPSIAASAALVRQYFMEGWYPSGVKGASASHPPSAALLRAMLVSGSVSDFAGHAIPSFDIGWGRIRLEDALAFSGDSKRLAITDESPGLLTGEIDVYRVTVASSAEPLKAVLVWTDYPSSPAASRNLVNDLDLTVRKGGLVYLGNVFSGGLSVAGGARDSLNVEECVLLAGPAAGEWTIEVAAAAVPFGPQPYALVVTGALDANVGSISLDRNSYGAIDTIFVRVEDGDAPSALVLLSSDTEVEPESLALAGSGGLFVGAFPTATGGPVHGDGLLSVSHGDSIRAEYQGRTAGAAAWLRGPVLRPPAASAPDDASAVIRWESDIPSDSRVAFGIDGFPLADTIVSRDLVLVHEVAIDGLLPDTTYRFSVSSADFRGNRTADDGGSALYRFTTGGRADILLVVGDATFEDSDRYRFALNRFGWLGRIAEGTIPPLGDRTRGLRSHPVVWWQAGWEEYPPFSDAARETIDRYLAGGGRLAAVSHDAVWALSDPASPFRSEETASWLGRCLKASFLREPSFWSIVFGAANDPISGSYSIGGISYTPIRGGGAGDVVARAAVPATIDSVWSENASQGMIGLRWIDASPSGHPDSAVWGGTKSRGATYCFEWSRLNTSNDDDFTRASVFDKTVRWLIGRDHPDVVLTTFASGGTINSSPVTIRWNETIHGGVGVGQRRIEWSGDGGASWNTIAANAGPSPCSWNLTGVPNGTTLRIRVLLADGGSPPLHGMDASDADIVLAIPGNDTRGPRIVAGSARVAPDPVPWGSAAEIRAAVSDSLRGGSAVVAAAWSLAPDGSGEWTAMSGTWGSAAAEVFDTIDASLLAPPVDTIWIRGKDSGGMWGEASPLHVVLRGDFTGIEDAAPPLSFRLHPSAPNPFNPQATIRFDLPAAGAAHLSVYDVSGRLVRVLADGPFAAGSHETAWDGRDDRGRAVGSGVYLLSLESAGRRATARTVLLR is encoded by the coding sequence TTGTTCTCCCTTTCTTCGAGAGCGGCTCTCGGCTCCGCGTTTCTGGTCCTCCTTCTCTCCCCCGTCCTCTCGGATTCCTCTCTCGAGGACTCGGTTCCCCTCCTTCCGCGGCTCGCGGAACCGGAAGACGGCGCATCGGTCCGCGCCGAGGACGCGATGCTCCGCTGGGAAGGCGTTCCGGGCGCCGAGATCTACCACGTGTTCGTCTCCCCGCGCCCCTTCGCGCCTCCGTCCGACCTCTCCTCGATCGAAGAAGACTGGGTGCACGTCACGGCGGAGCGGAACTGGGTTCACGCGGCGCGGCTCGGGCTTCCGAAAGTCGAAAGCGAGCGATGGTTCTGGACAGCGGCGATTGAGCGGGGAGGCGTCTTCCTCGCCCCGGCGCCCCGCTCGTTCCGGCTCTTCGAACCGGATGCGTCCCTGGATGCGACCGCGCCGATCCAAAGGATCGGAACGCGGAAGAAGGAACAAGGCGCGCGCCGCGGCGCCGTTGTGTTTTCGAACGGGGAGAGAGCGACTGGAACCGCGCCGAAGGCGCTTGCCTCGACGGCCGAGAGACATTGGATCGTCCGCTTCGAAGGACCGATCCGCGAGGAATGGAAGAAAGCCATCGAACGAGAAGGAAGGCGCGCGGCGGGATATCTTCCGGACGATGCGCTCATCGTCCGCGCCTCGCCCGAAGGCGCCGAGAAGATCCTCGCCTCCCCCGGCGTCGATTGGGTCGCGCCCTATGAGGGGCGGTTCAAGATCGAAGCCTCCCTCGCGTCGCGCGCGGCCGGAGAGGAGAGGGTCGTCGCGCTCCTCTTCCCGGGCGAGAGCGCCGAGTGGACGGCCGATTCTCTCGCGCGCGCCGGCTTCGATATACTTGATCGATCAACGAATGCGATCGTTCTCCGCGCGGGCGGCGAAGGAGTCCGGCGTCTCGCCGACTTTGCGGAGATCCGCTGGATCGAGCCCTTTCGGGAACCCGTCTTCTTTAACCAGGACTGTCAATGGGTCGTGCAGACGAACACGGCCGGGAATCGAAGCATCTGGGCGCGCGGCCTTCGGGGCGAGGGGGGTCTCCTCTCCCTTTGCGACAGCGGCCTTCGCGCGCCGCATCGGATGTTCCACGACGCTCTCCGCACGATCGCCGAGTACGGGGACTTCCCGGACCACCGCAAGATCGTCGCCTATCGCAAGGCGTGCGACTCTCCCCTCATCTTCTTCGGAGACGACCCGGGCGCCTTCTATCACGGCACCCACACCGCCTGCACCCTTGCCGGAAACGACAGCACGTTCGGCGCGAGCGGGCTGGACGGAATCGCCCCCGAAGCGCGTCTCTTCTTCGTGGACGCGGGCGGGAACTCGAACATCGTGCACACGCCCGCCGACCTCGCCGACCTCTTCCTTCTCGTCTACGAGGGGAACGAGGCGGGGGCGCCGCGGATCATGTCGAACTCCTGGGGAGCCCTCGGCGGAGGGGCGTATGACTTTCGGTGCGAGCAGCTCGATCGCTTCGTGTGGGAGCACAAGGACTTCCTCCTCGTCTTCTCCAACGGAAACGGCGCAATCACAAACTCGGTCGCGTCTCCGGCGGCGAGCAAGAACTGCGTGGGGGCGGGCGGGACCGAAAACGGTTCACAGGCGAACCAAATCTACTCGAGCACGAGCCGGGGGCCGACCGACGACGGGCGCATCAAGCCGACCCTTTGCGCTCCCGCGCGGCTCGCTTCCGCCTCGGGCGAGACCGACGCCGCGTATCAAACGCTCGAGGGGACGAGCATGGCCGCGCCGTCGATCGCCGCGAGCGCGGCGCTCGTGCGCCAGTACTTCATGGAGGGGTGGTATCCCTCCGGCGTGAAGGGCGCATCGGCGTCTCATCCGCCCTCCGCGGCGCTTCTTCGCGCGATGCTCGTCTCGGGGAGCGTGTCGGATTTCGCGGGCCACGCGATTCCGTCGTTCGACATCGGCTGGGGAAGAATCCGTCTCGAGGATGCGCTCGCCTTCTCCGGCGATTCGAAGCGTCTCGCGATCACGGACGAATCCCCCGGCCTTCTCACCGGCGAGATCGATGTCTACCGCGTGACGGTCGCCTCGTCCGCCGAGCCTTTGAAGGCGGTTCTCGTCTGGACCGATTATCCTTCCTCGCCCGCCGCCTCGCGGAACCTCGTGAACGATCTCGACCTCACGGTGAGAAAGGGCGGCCTCGTCTATCTCGGCAATGTCTTCTCCGGCGGGCTTTCGGTCGCGGGGGGCGCGCGCGATTCCTTGAATGTCGAAGAATGTGTTCTTCTCGCCGGGCCGGCGGCGGGGGAATGGACGATCGAGGTGGCCGCCGCGGCCGTTCCCTTCGGACCCCAGCCGTACGCGCTCGTCGTCACCGGCGCGCTCGACGCGAACGTCGGATCGATCTCCCTCGATCGGAACTCGTACGGCGCGATCGACACGATCTTCGTGCGAGTCGAGGACGGAGACGCGCCGAGCGCTCTTGTCCTCCTCTCTTCCGACACGGAGGTCGAGCCGGAGAGCCTCGCGCTCGCGGGAAGCGGGGGCCTCTTCGTCGGAGCGTTCCCCACGGCAACCGGAGGGCCGGTTCACGGAGACGGCCTTCTTTCGGTGAGCCACGGCGATTCCATCCGCGCGGAGTACCAAGGCCGAACCGCGGGCGCCGCCGCGTGGCTTCGCGGACCGGTCTTGCGGCCGCCCGCGGCGAGCGCTCCGGACGATGCGTCCGCCGTCATTCGATGGGAGAGCGACATCCCTTCCGATTCTCGGGTCGCCTTCGGAATCGACGGGTTTCCTCTCGCCGACACGATCGTCTCACGCGATCTCGTCCTCGTTCACGAAGTCGCGATCGACGGGCTCCTTCCCGACACGACGTACCGGTTTTCCGTTTCCTCCGCCGACTTCCGTGGAAACCGGACCGCTGACGACGGCGGTTCGGCGCTCTATCGCTTCACGACCGGCGGGCGGGCGGACATCCTCCTCGTCGTTGGCGACGCGACATTCGAAGATTCGGACCGATATCGTTTTGCCCTCAATCGTTTCGGCTGGCTCGGGCGCATCGCCGAGGGGACGATTCCCCCCCTCGGGGACCGCACGCGCGGCCTTCGCAGCCATCCGGTCGTCTGGTGGCAGGCGGGATGGGAGGAGTACCCTCCGTTTTCCGACGCGGCGCGGGAGACGATCGACCGCTATCTCGCGGGAGGCGGACGCCTCGCCGCGGTCTCGCACGACGCCGTCTGGGCGCTATCCGATCCGGCTTCCCCCTTCCGGTCCGAAGAAACCGCGAGCTGGCTCGGGCGCTGCCTCAAAGCTTCCTTCCTGAGAGAACCCTCGTTCTGGAGCATCGTCTTCGGCGCGGCGAACGATCCGATCAGCGGATCCTACTCGATCGGGGGAATCTCCTACACGCCGATCCGAGGCGGCGGCGCGGGAGACGTCGTCGCGCGCGCCGCGGTCCCCGCGACGATCGATTCGGTTTGGAGCGAGAACGCGAGCCAGGGGATGATCGGGCTCCGATGGATCGATGCGTCCCCGTCCGGGCATCCGGACAGCGCGGTCTGGGGCGGGACGAAATCGCGCGGCGCGACCTACTGCTTCGAATGGTCCCGCCTGAACACGTCGAACGACGACGACTTCACCCGCGCTTCCGTCTTCGACAAGACGGTGCGATGGCTGATCGGGCGGGACCATCCGGACGTCGTCCTCACGACGTTCGCGAGCGGCGGGACGATCAACTCCTCTCCCGTCACGATCCGATGGAACGAGACGATCCACGGGGGAGTGGGCGTTGGACAAAGGCGAATCGAGTGGAGCGGCGATGGAGGCGCGTCGTGGAACACGATCGCTGCGAACGCCGGCCCCTCGCCGTGTTCGTGGAATCTCACCGGTGTGCCGAACGGTACGACGCTCCGGATTCGCGTCCTCCTGGCGGACGGCGGCAGTCCTCCGCTCCACGGAATGGACGCATCGGACGCCGACATCGTGCTCGCGATCCCGGGGAACGACACACGCGGGCCGCGGATCGTCGCCGGGAGCGCGCGCGTCGCGCCCGATCCGGTCCCGTGGGGGAGCGCGGCCGAGATTCGCGCGGCGGTCTCCGATTCCCTCAGGGGAGGATCCGCGGTCGTCGCGGCGGCTTGGTCTCTCGCGCCGGACGGGTCGGGCGAATGGACGGCGATGAGCGGGACCTGGGGGAGCGCCGCCGCCGAGGTCTTCGACACGATCGACGCCTCACTCCTCGCGCCCCCCGTCGACACGATCTGGATCCGCGGGAAGGACTCCGGCGGCATGTGGGGGGAGGCGAGCCCGCTTCACGTGGTGCTTCGAGGAGATTTCACCGGGATCGAGGACGCGGCGCCTCCCCTCTCCTTCCGCCTCCACCCAAGCGCGCCCAATCCCTTTAACCCTCAAGCGACAATTCGCTTCGATCTTCCCGCGGCGGGCGCGGCGCATCTTTCCGTCTACGACGTGAGCGGCCGGCTCGTGCGGGTTCTCGCCGACGGTCCCTTCGCCGCGGGGAGCCACGAGACCGCGTGGGACGGGCGGGACGACCGGGGCCGCGCGGTCGGAAGCGGCGTCTACCTCCTCTCCCTCGAATCCGCCGGCCGGCGCGCGACGGCGAGGACGGTCCTTCTACGTTAG